The DNA region ACTGTTAACAATTCATCCTTTCCATAGGGAATAGGATCCAAATATTTATCCCATATCTTTTGAGAATTATTGCATAGTCTATTTCTAGTAAAGTATTCATGTACATCGTATCTATCCAGATATTTATTATGGGTATGCTTTTTTAAATCATTAATATCTATTTTAATTCCTTGTTTTTCAACTACTTTTAATATGGATGGTATACTTTTCTCTCTTGCTATCCTCATCTTATTGTATACCTTTAAAAATTCACTATTGTTTATATCAATGCCTAAACCTAATATATGAAGCTTTCTTCCATTTTCATATATTACACTTATTTCTATTCCATTTAAAAAATCTATATTGAGATGTGCTGCACTTTCATCAGCTTCTTTGATGCCATCTATGCAATCATGATCTGTTAATGCAATGGCCTTTACATCTTTTTCTACTGCCAGTTGTATTATTTCCTTTGGACTTAATGTTCCATCAGACATATAAGAATGAACATGTAAATCTATTTTATAACTCATAAATTATTTTTAGTAAGACAGTGTATTATAGGTACACAAATCTACTAAATACTCACATCCTTTCTTTTTATTATCTTTAATATATTTCTTGTATTGAAAACATTTTCAAATATTTTATTGGTTTTTTCATTTTTTTATATTGTATCTAATATAATGTTTATGTAACTTAAAATAAAGACTATGAATAAATTTTAAAGTTTCACATTAAATACTTATTGAGAAACTCAAATTAATTAATCTTATCAATAAAATACTCTATAAACATTAGTTAAAAATTTATCTGGTAATTAAATTAACCATTACAGTAATTTTAAGATTAGGAGGATTTTATGAAAATTGCTATTTGGTATCTATTTGTAGTACTTGACTTTACTTTTTTAATTATTTCAATACTATCCCATAATATTTACTTCACAATTTTTTGTTTTATAATTGCTTTAATATTAAACAAGTTCAAAAAAGATATTCCACTTCCTAAACAATTTGAAAGTTTAAATATAATTCACAAAAATAAATAATCTCACAATGGTAGGTGAATTTCCTTGAAGAATATTGACATTATTTTAAATTATATAAAAAGTAAAGTAACAAAGGATTATATACTAAATTGTATAAAAAATAATATACTCTGTGGAGTAACTGCTTTAGAAATACAAGACAACCTTAATATTCTACGTAATAATTCAAGTACTATATTAGGTGAATTATGGAAATCATCACAATTGATAAAAATAAACACAAGGCCAGTTGCTTTTATTCCTACTGATGTAATTAGAGAATTCAAATCAGTACCTGAAAAGAATCTATGCAACTGCTATACATCTGATGAAATAAAAAGATTAGTTAATTATATAGCTCCTCAGCAGCCTAGTTCGGATCCCTTTCAATATTTAGTTGGAAGTAAAGATAGTCTTTCTAATCAAATTAATCAAGCAAAAGCAGCTCTAATTTATCCACCTAAAGGCTTGAATACTCTAATTCTCGGAGAAAGCGGAGTAGGAAAAACTACCTTTGCTTACGCAATGCATGAATTTGGTAAATCAAAAAAGAAAGTTTCAAAGGATGAATTTCCCTTTATCTCTTTTAATTGTTCTGACTATTTCAATAATCCTCAACTGCTCTTATCTCAATTATTTGGTCATATAAAAGGTGCCTTTACTGGTGCGGATAACGAAAAAATTGGACTAGTTGAAAAAGCAGATGGTGGGATCCTATTTCTTGACGAAATTCACAGACTTCCACCTAATGGGCAGGAAATGCTATTTTATCTCATGGATAAAGGCGAATTTCACAGAATGGGTGAAACTGAAAATAAAAGAAAGAGCAGCGTTTTAATTATTGCTGCAACTACAGAAGAACCTAATGGTAATCTATTATCCACATTTCTCAGAAGAATTCCTGTGGTAATAACTCTTCCATCTTTTAGAGAAAAAACTATCGATGAAAGAGTTCAAATTATACAAAGCTTATTTTCCTATGAATCAAAAAATTTAGGAAAGAATATTAGAGTTTCTTCCCAAGTACTTAAATCACTTGCTTTATATAAATTTAATGTAGGAAATATAGGACAATTGAGATCGGAAATAAAACTATTATGTGCAAAATCTTTTCTAAATCATCTTCAAAATGATAAAGAGCTCATAATAAAATTTAATATGCTTGATAATGAAATACGTGAATATTACCTTAATTACAACTATCCAGATAGAAGTGTACAAACCTATTTAAATATGTATACAGAAGATATGATAATATCTCCATTAGATGAAAAAGGGTACTACCCAGATGAATCAAAGAAAGATATATATGAACTTATAATTAAAACACTAGAAAACTTTAAAAGTAAAGGCTTAAGTAAAGAAATAATAGAAACAAAAATTAATTCTCTAATAGATGACAATTTTAAAGAATTAATGGAAAGTTTCAGCTTAAATAAATTGTATATAAATCAGCTCTACAAAATTGTTTCAAAGGACATAACAGATTTTTCTGTAGAGTTAATTAGCATAGCGGAAAATGAACTTTCAATAAAATTTAATAATAAATTTATTTTTGGATTTGCCTTGCATGTACAAGCACTTTTAAAGAGAATTGCAGAGGAAAAACCTATAAGAAATCCAAATATGATAAAAATAAAAAGAGATTATCCTAATGAATTTAGAGTTTCAGAAATATTAGTTAAATTATTGAATGAAAAATTCAGAGTATTAATTCCTGAAGATGAAAGAGGTTTCCTAACCATTCTATTAGCTAATAATAAGCTTTATAAAAAGCATGAATCAGGAATTGGCATATTTGTTATATGCCATGGCTATGGAACTGCCTCCAGCATAGTAAACGTTGCCAATACCCTTTTAAATGTAGATTATGCTAAAGCTATTGATATGCCATTGGATGCTGATATTACAGAAACCTATGATAAAATCAAATCAATTGTTGTAGATAACAATAATGGTAA from Clostridium pasteurianum BC1 includes:
- a CDS encoding PHP domain-containing protein, encoding MSYKIDLHVHSYMSDGTLSPKEIIQLAVEKDVKAIALTDHDCIDGIKEADESAAHLNIDFLNGIEISVIYENGRKLHILGLGIDINNSEFLKVYNKMRIAREKSIPSILKVVEKQGIKIDINDLKKHTHNKYLDRYDVHEYFTRNRLCNNSQKIWDKYLDPIPYGKDELLTVEEAIDIIKKAGGLSFLAHYNKTIGLYGFSNTEIESRIKYMLDMGLNGVERYYPSYTEKDIKFLDYIINKYNLDFSGGTDFHGKNRPGISLGTGSNNNLFIPYKVYENIICKTSNLI
- a CDS encoding sigma 54-interacting transcriptional regulator, with product MKNIDIILNYIKSKVTKDYILNCIKNNILCGVTALEIQDNLNILRNNSSTILGELWKSSQLIKINTRPVAFIPTDVIREFKSVPEKNLCNCYTSDEIKRLVNYIAPQQPSSDPFQYLVGSKDSLSNQINQAKAALIYPPKGLNTLILGESGVGKTTFAYAMHEFGKSKKKVSKDEFPFISFNCSDYFNNPQLLLSQLFGHIKGAFTGADNEKIGLVEKADGGILFLDEIHRLPPNGQEMLFYLMDKGEFHRMGETENKRKSSVLIIAATTEEPNGNLLSTFLRRIPVVITLPSFREKTIDERVQIIQSLFSYESKNLGKNIRVSSQVLKSLALYKFNVGNIGQLRSEIKLLCAKSFLNHLQNDKELIIKFNMLDNEIREYYLNYNYPDRSVQTYLNMYTEDMIISPLDEKGYYPDESKKDIYELIIKTLENFKSKGLSKEIIETKINSLIDDNFKELMESFSLNKLYINQLYKIVSKDITDFSVELISIAENELSIKFNNKFIFGFALHVQALLKRIAEEKPIRNPNMIKIKRDYPNEFRVSEILVKLLNEKFRVLIPEDERGFLTILLANNKLYKKHESGIGIFVICHGYGTASSIVNVANTLLNVDYAKAIDMPLDADITETYDKIKSIVVDNNNGKGVLFLVDMGSLTGFGEKIMNETGIKIRTINNVSTLIVIEALRNVLYKNDNLNTIYNSLTNAGIPISSPLKPVEKIILTLCATGHGASVIAKNILNQILNNKYNDRLKIVTSNYIDSENITDLQSKYDIVAIIGTFNPNINVPYFPINKLLNESFQREFLKFIDSNFNDHSVKNNVIKSVYETSKEMLEEYVKFINPKIAIINIKKFIESISLGNINETSDDIIDLIIHLGCMLDRCVNGNFVKFENIEEYKEKNIEQFNEIRKASNILETEYNIKINDDEICYIIKITNRYL